Proteins from a genomic interval of Qipengyuania sp. JC766:
- a CDS encoding TonB-dependent receptor → MASALVLGSTASALAIGFATPVAAQEVNASLRGRISGGATEVTAVNVDTGARRTVSVGSDGRYNFAVLAAGEYRLDVTTSRGVLPTDVFELFVAQNAILDFDVAELLAAQAADTTTPDIAAGDNVILVTGQRIRSLEGGEVGANISEREIETLPQNNRNFLAFADLAPGVSFENPDGQSRIQGGGQNSRTVNVYIDGVGQKDYVLKNGITGQDSSQGNPFPQLAVGEYRVISSNYKAEFDQVSSVAITAGTKSGSNEFHGTAFVDYTDTDMRALTPLEKFGGREKAETKDLQFGGALGGPIIKDTLFFFGTYEGKRRRLPVVIEPGANFPVSFFPTEFQDLFGPTQQEFNEDLFFGKLTLQATDRDLFEITGKYRNESGIFLGNGSSAVETASSQDVDEKRGLFRWVHSGDNFVNDFKATYESAFWSPRPQEFTPGQIYTFGGVSPVTGQNLVRPQILRIGGSPNFQDKGQEGYSVQNDFTWTGLDNHTIKAGVKSKWVRLDRVEQNFFNPQYSYNVNLVPGEFNTTIPYRVQFGAGTGQGTPSVISNNWQFGVYIQDDWIVNDRLTLNFGIRWDYEETPSYLDFVTPADVVAAVSEENYPNIYQPGVEYDINDYITDGTQREAFLGAFQPRLGFSYQFLDQGKLTLFGGYGRSYDRNQFDFIAQEVSINAYSTREFNFITGDPNNTCNPSPTCVPFDPIYLTEEGRQLLLDNAGVGAGRSIRLINNDLKVPYSDQFSLGLRSDLTSLFNVEVGYRHIKSRDGFAYLLGNRREDGSFFTPPPATPGSPFGFAPPGWGSIIIGTNGLKTDEDAVHFKFVKRYTQQSPWNLSATYTYTDGTENRAFGEYFSFDFPTLDDYTVKTSSGLRKHRLVIAGAVDLPTETTLSGKFLISSPAYLNSFVRTPGGNPPVEVVTVETEGNGDRWGFRQLDFAVTQNIPLNFLSDRTRVYVRADLINALNDRNYNSFNGVTGLRNPNSFSTSGPPRTLKLSAGFDF, encoded by the coding sequence CGAACTTTTCGTGGCGCAGAATGCGATCCTCGATTTCGACGTCGCCGAACTGCTCGCTGCGCAGGCTGCCGACACGACTACTCCGGATATCGCAGCGGGGGACAACGTGATTCTCGTGACCGGCCAGCGGATCCGCAGCCTGGAAGGCGGCGAAGTCGGTGCCAATATTAGCGAGCGGGAAATCGAAACGCTTCCGCAGAACAACAGGAACTTCCTGGCATTCGCGGACCTCGCGCCGGGCGTTTCCTTCGAAAATCCCGACGGCCAGTCGCGCATTCAGGGCGGCGGTCAGAACAGCCGCACGGTCAACGTCTATATCGATGGCGTCGGTCAGAAGGATTATGTCCTGAAGAACGGCATCACCGGGCAGGACAGCTCGCAGGGCAACCCCTTCCCCCAGCTGGCGGTCGGCGAATATCGCGTGATCAGCTCGAACTACAAGGCGGAGTTCGACCAGGTCAGTTCGGTGGCCATCACGGCGGGGACCAAGTCGGGCAGCAACGAATTCCACGGCACTGCCTTCGTCGATTACACCGATACCGACATGCGCGCACTCACACCGCTGGAAAAGTTCGGCGGACGCGAGAAGGCCGAAACCAAGGATCTCCAGTTCGGTGGCGCGCTCGGCGGCCCGATCATCAAGGACACGCTTTTCTTCTTCGGAACCTACGAAGGGAAACGTCGTCGTCTGCCCGTCGTGATCGAGCCCGGCGCCAACTTCCCGGTCAGCTTCTTCCCGACCGAGTTTCAGGACCTTTTCGGCCCGACCCAGCAGGAATTCAACGAAGACCTGTTTTTCGGCAAGCTGACCCTTCAGGCGACCGACCGCGACCTCTTCGAAATCACCGGAAAGTATCGCAACGAATCCGGTATCTTCCTTGGCAACGGCAGCTCTGCTGTGGAAACGGCTTCGTCTCAGGACGTCGATGAGAAACGGGGCCTGTTCCGCTGGGTGCACAGCGGCGACAATTTCGTGAACGACTTCAAGGCGACATACGAGAGCGCTTTCTGGTCGCCTCGTCCGCAAGAATTCACGCCCGGGCAAATCTATACCTTTGGCGGGGTCAGCCCCGTCACGGGCCAGAATCTCGTCCGCCCGCAGATTCTGCGGATCGGAGGCAGCCCGAACTTCCAGGACAAGGGTCAGGAAGGCTATTCCGTTCAGAACGATTTCACTTGGACCGGTCTCGACAACCACACGATCAAGGCCGGTGTGAAGTCGAAATGGGTCCGGCTCGACCGGGTCGAGCAGAACTTCTTCAACCCGCAATATTCCTACAACGTGAACCTGGTGCCGGGCGAGTTCAACACGACCATTCCCTATCGGGTCCAGTTCGGTGCCGGCACCGGTCAAGGCACGCCTTCGGTTATCTCGAACAACTGGCAGTTCGGCGTTTACATCCAGGACGACTGGATCGTGAACGACCGCCTGACTCTCAACTTCGGTATCCGCTGGGATTACGAGGAAACGCCGTCCTATCTCGATTTCGTGACGCCGGCGGATGTCGTCGCCGCCGTTTCGGAAGAGAACTATCCGAACATCTACCAGCCGGGCGTCGAGTACGACATCAACGACTACATCACCGATGGCACGCAGCGCGAAGCCTTCCTGGGCGCATTTCAGCCGCGCCTGGGCTTCAGCTACCAGTTCCTCGATCAGGGAAAACTGACCCTGTTCGGCGGTTACGGGCGTTCCTACGATCGCAACCAGTTCGATTTCATCGCGCAGGAAGTGAGCATCAATGCGTACAGCACGCGCGAGTTCAACTTCATCACCGGTGATCCGAACAACACTTGCAACCCCAGCCCGACCTGCGTGCCTTTCGATCCGATCTACCTGACAGAAGAGGGTCGCCAGCTTCTGCTCGACAATGCAGGCGTTGGCGCCGGTCGAAGTATCCGCCTGATCAACAACGATCTGAAAGTGCCCTATTCGGACCAGTTCAGCCTCGGCCTGCGAAGCGACCTGACCAGCCTGTTCAATGTCGAGGTCGGATACCGGCATATCAAGAGCCGCGACGGGTTCGCCTATCTTCTCGGCAACCGGCGCGAGGACGGCAGCTTCTTCACGCCGCCCCCGGCCACTCCAGGTTCGCCGTTCGGCTTCGCGCCTCCGGGATGGGGCTCGATCATCATCGGGACGAACGGACTGAAGACCGATGAAGATGCGGTGCACTTCAAGTTCGTGAAGCGCTATACCCAGCAATCTCCTTGGAACCTCTCGGCAACCTATACCTACACCGACGGGACCGAGAACCGTGCCTTCGGCGAATACTTCTCGTTCGATTTCCCGACGCTGGACGATTACACCGTCAAGACCTCGAGCGGCCTGCGCAAGCATCGCCTGGTCATTGCCGGCGCGGTCGACCTGCCGACGGAAACGACGCTTTCGGGCAAGTTCCTCATTTCGTCGCCGGCGTATCTCAACAGCTTCGTCCGTACGCCGGGCGGCAACCCGCCGGTGGAGGTCGTGACGGTCGAAACCGAAGGCAACGGGGATCGCTGGGGCTTCCGGCAGCTCGATTTCGCGGTGACTCAGAACATTCCGTTGAATTTCCTGAGCGACCGGACGCGGGTCTATGTGCGTGCGGACCTCATCAACGCGCTGAACGACCGGAACTACAACAGCTTCAACGGCGTAACCGGATTGCGGAACCCGAACTCCTTCAGCACCAGCGGACCGCCCCGCACGTTGAAGCTGTCGGCCGGCTTCGACTTCTAA
- a CDS encoding glucoamylase family protein, with protein sequence MTRTAIFALAPAALLAGCMTSPASPGTAADHTVEPLDRAEFSEDLSQRTFRYFWETTDTQRCLAPDRWPSNPFSSIAATGFALTAYGIGAERGYVTREEAARRTRDCMEFYWEAPQGPEVSGTAGHKGFFYHFLNNEDGTRRGNTELSTVDTALLLGGILFAQSYFDRDDPVEAEIRDLAERIYRRVDWTFVQRENSAIPSANGGSGKAIVMGWYPERGDGGDFGTHDWVGYNEGMLVYILAAGSPTHPVGKEAWDTGWAARLEEDWGSFYGYEHLQFEPLFGHQYSHVWVDFRGIRDEFMRGKGIDYFENSRRATLSQRAYGADNPNRWVGYSGDVWGWTASDGPTAAANGREVNGTPRTFMGYSARGASAIRVVDDGTIVPTAAGGSIPFAPEATIPALMNMRAAYGHRLYTRYGFKDAFNPSYTFVNAGSRSGTVDPTTGWVASDHLGIDQGPILAMMENHRSGLVWETMRKNPHVRRGLERLGFTGGWLEEEAE encoded by the coding sequence ATGACCAGGACAGCGATCTTCGCCCTCGCCCCGGCCGCCCTGCTGGCAGGCTGCATGACATCGCCTGCCAGTCCCGGCACGGCTGCCGATCACACCGTCGAGCCTCTCGACCGGGCGGAATTTTCCGAAGATCTCAGCCAGCGCACGTTTCGCTATTTCTGGGAAACGACCGACACACAGCGCTGTCTCGCGCCCGATAGATGGCCGAGCAATCCGTTCTCATCCATCGCCGCCACCGGTTTCGCCCTCACCGCATACGGCATCGGTGCGGAACGCGGTTACGTGACGCGGGAGGAAGCGGCCCGGCGCACGCGCGACTGCATGGAATTCTACTGGGAAGCGCCGCAGGGACCCGAAGTCAGCGGGACGGCCGGGCACAAGGGTTTCTTCTACCATTTCCTCAACAACGAGGACGGGACCCGGCGCGGGAATACCGAACTGTCCACCGTCGATACGGCGCTGCTCCTCGGCGGCATCCTTTTCGCGCAAAGCTATTTCGACCGTGACGATCCGGTCGAGGCGGAAATCCGCGATCTGGCGGAGCGGATCTATCGCCGCGTGGACTGGACCTTCGTCCAGCGCGAAAACAGCGCGATCCCGTCGGCGAACGGCGGCAGCGGCAAGGCCATCGTCATGGGCTGGTATCCCGAACGCGGCGATGGCGGCGATTTCGGCACGCACGACTGGGTCGGCTACAACGAGGGCATGCTGGTCTACATCCTGGCCGCGGGGTCACCGACCCATCCGGTCGGCAAGGAAGCCTGGGATACCGGCTGGGCCGCCCGTCTCGAAGAGGACTGGGGCTCGTTCTACGGCTACGAGCACCTCCAGTTCGAGCCGCTGTTCGGCCACCAGTACAGCCATGTCTGGGTCGATTTTCGCGGCATCCGCGACGAGTTCATGCGTGGCAAGGGTATCGACTATTTCGAGAACAGCCGCCGCGCGACCCTGAGCCAGCGGGCTTACGGCGCCGACAATCCGAACAGGTGGGTCGGATATTCGGGGGATGTCTGGGGCTGGACTGCATCGGACGGTCCGACTGCCGCGGCAAACGGCCGGGAGGTGAACGGCACGCCGCGCACCTTCATGGGCTATTCTGCGCGCGGCGCGAGCGCGATCCGAGTGGTGGACGACGGCACCATCGTGCCCACCGCGGCCGGAGGATCGATCCCCTTCGCTCCCGAGGCGACCATCCCGGCACTCATGAACATGCGCGCTGCCTACGGGCACAGGCTCTATACCCGCTACGGGTTCAAGGATGCCTTCAATCCCAGCTACACCTTCGTCAACGCCGGCAGCCGCAGCGGCACTGTCGATCCAACCACGGGCTGGGTCGCAAGCGACCATCTGGGCATCGACCAGGGCCCCATCCTCGCCATGATGGAAAACCATCGCAGCGGGCTCGTATGGGAGACGATGCGGAAAAACCCCCACGTCCGCCGCGGGCTCGAACGGCTCGGCTTCACCGGCGGCTGGCTGGAGGAAGAGGCCGAGTGA
- a CDS encoding endonuclease/exonuclease/phosphatase family protein, translating to MKRLFSLLFLLALAACVHTPAPTATPEPVRAMTFNIRLDTQSDGPNAWPHRKEMVAALISHERPHLLGMQEVLLSQKQYLEAALPQYDVVGVGRDDGVAGGEFSPLFIDRTRYALLDSGTFWLSETPGKPSTGWDAALPRIATWAEVQDRRSGQQLRVLNTHFDHVGERARAESARLIGEWASASIAAGIPVIVMGDLNSAPGSEPYAVISDAQFGLVDTRGASKRAPYGPTGTFSGFDIARNAEQPIDHVFVSPGVSVASYAVLTQHWGGRLPSDHYPVLVDLLIED from the coding sequence ATGAAAAGACTGTTCTCGCTGCTCTTTCTGCTGGCTCTGGCCGCCTGCGTCCACACGCCGGCGCCGACCGCCACCCCGGAACCCGTTCGGGCCATGACCTTCAACATTCGTCTCGACACCCAGTCGGATGGCCCCAACGCCTGGCCCCACCGCAAGGAAATGGTCGCGGCCCTGATCAGCCATGAACGACCGCATTTGCTGGGCATGCAGGAAGTCCTTTTGAGCCAGAAGCAGTACCTCGAAGCTGCCCTCCCGCAGTATGACGTCGTGGGGGTAGGGCGCGACGATGGGGTGGCGGGCGGCGAATTCTCGCCGCTTTTCATAGACCGGACCCGCTACGCGTTGCTCGACAGCGGCACGTTCTGGCTGTCCGAAACGCCCGGAAAACCGTCGACCGGATGGGACGCCGCCTTGCCCCGCATCGCGACTTGGGCCGAAGTGCAGGATCGCAGGAGCGGACAACAGTTGAGAGTTCTCAACACCCATTTCGACCATGTCGGCGAACGGGCGAGGGCAGAATCCGCCCGCCTTATCGGCGAATGGGCCAGCGCCAGTATCGCCGCCGGCATACCGGTCATCGTGATGGGAGACCTCAATTCGGCTCCCGGATCCGAGCCCTACGCCGTGATTTCGGACGCGCAATTCGGCCTCGTCGATACGCGGGGTGCCAGCAAAAGGGCGCCTTACGGACCGACCGGCACGTTCTCCGGGTTCGATATCGCGCGCAACGCGGAGCAGCCGATCGACCACGTCTTCGTGTCGCCGGGCGTCTCGGTCGCATCATACGCGGTTCTGACGCAGCACTGGGGCGGGCGTCTGCCCTCGGATCACTACCCCGTGCTGGTGGATCTGCTCATCGAGGACTGA
- a CDS encoding LacI family DNA-binding transcriptional regulator — protein MVTIREVAKAAGVSVATASRALNGMDNVTRATREKIEAKAAELNYVPHSGARSLTRRKTDTIGVILPDLFGEFFSEIIRGIDLVVHGAGKTLLLGNMHGSAQETGQAIRAMRGRVDGLLVMPPNSSADAMDEALAKDIPTVLLNAHGSAKGFPYVTVDNYAGARMVTDHLIDCGARRIVHIGGPSSNRDAGERQRGYRDSLRERLGETQPYVIPGTFREDAGRHAARLLLSDKIRFDAVFAGNDLMAIDLMAELREQGVEPGKDLLVAGFDDIPLARYVTPQLTTVHSDITRLGSAAALMVLRMLKGEEIGAEDSLIIPPTLAIRSSTVG, from the coding sequence ATGGTAACGATCCGGGAAGTGGCCAAGGCGGCCGGCGTATCCGTCGCCACCGCATCGCGTGCCCTCAACGGCATGGACAACGTCACGCGCGCCACGCGCGAAAAGATCGAGGCGAAGGCGGCGGAACTGAATTACGTGCCGCACAGCGGCGCGCGCAGCCTCACCCGGCGCAAGACCGACACGATCGGCGTGATCCTGCCGGACCTTTTCGGCGAGTTCTTTTCCGAAATCATTCGCGGCATCGACCTGGTGGTCCACGGCGCGGGCAAGACGCTGCTGCTGGGCAATATGCACGGCAGCGCGCAGGAAACCGGGCAGGCGATCCGCGCGATGCGCGGGCGGGTGGACGGCCTGCTGGTCATGCCGCCCAATTCCAGCGCCGACGCGATGGACGAGGCGCTGGCCAAGGACATTCCCACCGTGCTCCTCAACGCCCATGGCAGCGCCAAGGGCTTTCCCTACGTCACGGTGGACAATTACGCGGGCGCGCGGATGGTGACCGACCACCTGATCGACTGCGGCGCGCGCCGCATCGTCCATATCGGCGGGCCGTCCAGCAACCGCGATGCGGGCGAACGCCAGCGCGGCTATCGCGACAGCCTGCGCGAAAGACTGGGCGAGACGCAGCCCTACGTCATTCCCGGCACCTTCCGTGAGGATGCGGGGCGGCACGCCGCGCGGCTGCTGCTGAGCGACAAGATCCGGTTCGACGCGGTCTTTGCCGGCAACGACCTGATGGCGATCGACCTGATGGCCGAACTGCGCGAGCAGGGGGTGGAGCCGGGCAAGGACCTGCTGGTCGCCGGCTTCGACGACATCCCGCTGGCGCGCTACGTCACGCCGCAGCTGACGACGGTGCATTCCGACATCACCCGGCTCGGCTCCGCCGCCGCGCTGATGGTGTTGCGCATGCTGAAGGGCGAAGAGATCGGGGCGGAGGATTCGCTGATCATTCCGCCCACGCTGGCGATCCGCAGCTCCACCGTCGGATAG
- a CDS encoding MFS transporter — translation MARSLTQSDTGALQTRRFLLLYALASAGASASYAPFLTLLLPLRAREVWDVQSLEVLSYAAFVGAVSASLANIGFGWLSDRTRNRRGWIVAGLVLSGILLCMMNRVTTVPMLLVLIAAWQAALNMMLGPLMAMGGDYVPDAQKGTLGGLLSVAPATGALVGALITLPGLADADTRLVLNALLVAAMILPLVVFGRPRPMPQLMEPATVEAGGVLVVDTDPADKGYPVARMWVARLLVQIPEATLFAFLFLWFSSLDPAFTENDTARIFTIVLFASVPVSLVVGRWSDRAGRPRLPLTVATALSAIGILILAVAPGVAGGIAGYVLFGLTAGVFLSLHAGQTLRVLPRPSRRGRDLGIFNLTNTVPSLVMPWIVLALIPAFGFRGLFVLLAVLLALSSLILASIRRF, via the coding sequence ATGGCCCGTTCCCTGACCCAGTCCGATACGGGCGCGCTGCAGACCCGGCGTTTCCTGTTGCTCTACGCACTGGCATCGGCCGGCGCGTCCGCTTCCTACGCCCCGTTCCTGACCCTGCTGCTGCCCCTGCGCGCGCGCGAGGTCTGGGACGTGCAAAGCCTGGAAGTCCTGTCCTATGCCGCCTTCGTCGGCGCGGTTTCGGCCAGCCTTGCCAATATCGGCTTCGGCTGGCTCAGCGACCGGACGCGCAACCGGCGGGGCTGGATTGTGGCGGGGCTGGTCCTGTCGGGCATCCTGCTGTGCATGATGAACCGGGTGACCACGGTGCCGATGCTGCTGGTCCTGATCGCCGCATGGCAGGCCGCGCTCAACATGATGCTAGGCCCGCTCATGGCGATGGGCGGGGATTACGTGCCCGATGCGCAAAAGGGCACGCTGGGCGGCCTGCTGTCCGTCGCGCCCGCCACCGGCGCGCTGGTGGGTGCGCTGATCACGCTGCCGGGGCTGGCGGATGCGGACACGCGACTGGTCCTCAACGCCCTGCTGGTCGCGGCGATGATCCTGCCGCTGGTGGTCTTCGGCCGTCCCCGGCCCATGCCGCAGCTGATGGAACCCGCAACAGTCGAAGCGGGCGGAGTGCTGGTCGTGGACACCGATCCGGCTGACAAGGGCTATCCCGTGGCGCGCATGTGGGTCGCCCGCCTGTTGGTCCAGATCCCGGAAGCCACCCTGTTCGCCTTCCTGTTCCTGTGGTTCAGCAGCCTCGATCCCGCCTTCACGGAAAACGACACGGCGCGCATCTTCACGATCGTGCTGTTCGCTTCCGTCCCGGTATCGCTGGTGGTCGGGCGCTGGTCGGACAGGGCGGGGCGTCCGCGCCTGCCGCTGACCGTGGCGACTGCGCTGTCCGCGATCGGCATCCTGATCCTGGCGGTCGCTCCGGGCGTTGCCGGCGGCATTGCCGGTTACGTCCTGTTCGGCCTGACGGCGGGCGTGTTCCTCTCGCTCCATGCCGGTCAGACGCTGCGCGTCCTGCCGCGGCCCAGCCGGCGCGGGCGGGACCTCGGCATCTTCAACCTCACCAATACGGTGCCGTCGCTGGTCATGCCGTGGATCGTGCTGGCCCTGATACCGGCATTCGGCTTCAGGGGCCTGTTCGTCCTCCTCGCGGTGCTGCTGGCATTGTCCAGCCTGATCCTCGCCAGCATCCGGCGGTTCTAA
- the purU gene encoding formyltetrahydrofolate deformylase codes for MTASEARPAFILTLSCRDRVGIVSAVSSYLAGIGGFILDSQQYADLDAGRFFLRIEFRAEGEDFPADANRLREGFATVASGFGMEWAIVASDHRPRLLIAVSKGSHCLNDLLHRWHTGNIPVDIVGVVSNHDSLRQLTEWHGVPYHHLPVDPADKQAQEGRILDVFETSGADYLVLARYMQILSPDLTERLEGRCINIHHSFLPSFKGARPYGKAHERGVKLIGATAHFVTSDLDEGPIIEQDIERVDHRATESDLARIGRDVEARVLARAVRWVAERRVFLNGIRTVVFR; via the coding sequence ATGACCGCGTCCGAAGCCAGGCCCGCCTTTATCCTGACCCTGTCCTGCCGGGACCGGGTCGGCATCGTGTCGGCCGTCAGCAGCTATCTCGCCGGGATCGGCGGCTTCATCCTCGACAGCCAGCAATATGCCGATCTCGACGCAGGCCGTTTCTTCCTGCGGATCGAATTTCGCGCCGAGGGCGAGGATTTCCCCGCCGACGCGAACCGGCTGCGCGAAGGCTTCGCCACGGTCGCGTCCGGTTTCGGAATGGAATGGGCCATCGTCGCGTCCGACCACCGGCCCCGGCTGTTGATCGCCGTATCGAAGGGCAGCCACTGCCTCAACGACCTGCTCCATCGCTGGCACACAGGAAACATCCCGGTGGACATCGTGGGCGTGGTTTCGAACCATGACAGCCTGCGGCAGCTGACCGAATGGCACGGCGTTCCCTATCATCACCTGCCGGTCGATCCCGCGGACAAGCAGGCGCAGGAAGGTCGGATACTCGACGTTTTCGAGACCAGCGGGGCCGATTACCTGGTGCTGGCCCGCTACATGCAGATCCTGTCGCCGGACCTGACCGAACGGCTGGAGGGCCGGTGCATCAATATCCATCACAGCTTCCTGCCCAGCTTCAAGGGCGCCCGGCCTTACGGGAAGGCGCATGAGCGCGGTGTCAAGCTGATCGGCGCAACCGCCCATTTCGTGACCAGCGACCTCGACGAAGGACCGATCATCGAACAGGACATCGAACGGGTGGACCACCGCGCCACGGAAAGCGACCTGGCGCGGATCGGGCGCGATGTGGAAGCGCGAGTGCTGGCGCGCGCGGTGCGCTGGGTGGCGGAACGCCGCGTGTTCCTGAACGGCATTCGCACGGTGGTCTTCCGCTGA
- a CDS encoding Ku protein, which yields MAARAYWQGQIRLALVSIPVEIYTATKSGAKIRFNQIHEPSGKRISYEKVVPGIGPVDRDEIIKGYEISKGNYVLLGEDEIEAVKIESRKTLELVQFVDSCEIDPLYFEKPYYVAPKDELAEEAFIVLREALRKSKKVALGQLSVRGSEKLVALKPCGRGLLLETLRYADEVRAGQSFFSEIDEAKPKKELLDLASTLIEQRSAPFDASEFEDRYVDALRKLIDKKAKSKSKKAIIEDVDDGGGAEGSNVIDLMAALKKSVGDEKPKSGSRRKKSA from the coding sequence ATGGCAGCACGCGCATACTGGCAGGGGCAGATCAGGCTGGCGCTCGTCTCGATCCCGGTCGAGATCTACACCGCCACGAAATCCGGGGCGAAGATCCGCTTCAACCAGATCCACGAACCGAGCGGCAAGCGCATCTCCTACGAAAAGGTCGTGCCCGGCATCGGCCCGGTGGACCGGGACGAGATCATCAAGGGCTACGAGATCTCCAAGGGCAATTACGTCCTGCTGGGAGAGGACGAGATCGAGGCGGTGAAGATCGAAAGCCGCAAGACGCTCGAACTGGTCCAGTTCGTCGACAGTTGCGAGATCGATCCGCTCTATTTCGAGAAGCCCTATTACGTCGCGCCCAAGGACGAGCTGGCGGAGGAAGCCTTCATCGTGCTGCGCGAAGCCTTGCGCAAATCGAAGAAGGTGGCGTTGGGTCAGTTGTCCGTGCGCGGGAGCGAGAAGCTGGTCGCGCTGAAACCGTGCGGGCGCGGCCTGCTGCTGGAAACGCTGCGCTATGCCGACGAGGTACGTGCGGGCCAATCCTTCTTTTCAGAGATCGACGAGGCGAAGCCCAAGAAGGAATTGCTGGACCTCGCCAGCACGCTGATCGAACAGCGCAGCGCCCCGTTCGATGCGAGCGAGTTCGAGGATCGCTATGTCGATGCGTTGCGCAAGCTGATCGACAAGAAGGCCAAGTCGAAGAGCAAGAAGGCGATTATCGAGGATGTCGACGATGGCGGTGGCGCGGAAGGATCGAACGTCATCGACCTGATGGCCGCGCTGAAGAAATCGGTCGGCGACGAGAAGCCGAAATCGGGCTCGCGGCGCAAGAAGTCGGCCTGA